Below is a genomic region from Castanea sativa cultivar Marrone di Chiusa Pesio chromosome 2, ASM4071231v1.
atgATTGTGTTATAAAACTTGAGTGGAAAATTATTGTTACTTGTTAAAGTTAAATAAAGTGGATTATTCGGAGTTTGATGTGTGAATCTAGGATTAGTGATAAATTATGTAAATCTGGAGTTTGAGACTCCACATTACATATGTTGTTAGCATATCCTTGGTCTTTGTTGTGGCTAACATTTATTACCTTTGTGTtgtactttttttgttgttgagaaatttgGGTTGGTTCTTGTtacttgttgagaaatttggGTTGGTACTTGGTAACACTTGCTTTATTATATTGATTGAGACTTTGCTTttgcaaaataatttataaagacTCCTCACCCAAATACCCACTTgactacctctctctctctctctctctcttgaagGGCAAAACCCACCAGCCATTTGGCATTCTAGAGGTATGTTCATTACCCTATCTTTGATAACTGTTTTCTTTGTACaaagatttgttttttaaaataactaacCGTGAACCCGTGCGTTGCacgtagggatggcaatggggcggggcggggcggggcagagccgaaggatgggatcttcgCCCCCGCCTcgtatagatttttcttgaCCCATCCCGCCCCTTAAGGCCTCGCGAAGACCCGCGAAGCTCCGTCCTATAtcgtaaaactttatttcttgttaatttttcctataactattactattttttcaaataaaatgacatgtttcaatattaaaaatatacttgaaattataaataaatttatcctatcaaatcaaactaatttttagcaaaaactaaataatattatctaaatgtttaacaagacaatgtcacaacaaaaatctcatagtataacacaaaaatctcatattatgttaatgatgaaaagtaagttaagaaagacatatgaatcatgaatgaaaagacaaaaaaaaaagagttaaaattggtaccttatttccaactttgcttgagagaaaagagaggtagaaccatgttaggtagaataaaataagctaatgatatttttgtttaaatagtaggattttagaatatgattaaattataatttaatccTTATTAATGCGGGGTGgggcggggtgggtctaaaaagtgtaaactcATCCTCACCCCGCCTCGTGATGCGGGTCTAAAATCTCGCCCCATCCCCGCCTCATCACCTTTGTGGGGTGGGGAAAACCCGCACGGGGCGAAGCGGGGAGGGGCGgggaaaaattgtcatccctagtTGCACGTGATAATCATTTTTATggtgattttattaattttttttacaatttaaactaatttaataaaaaattaatgtatttcataatcatatttttatttattatagaaataatcataaatgtaatataagaataatcataaatcattaatataaatttgtcgtacaaaaatgaaaacaatacaatttttctcagaaATTCAGAAAGCAAGTTTacgaaaatattcattttttaataaaatttatttataacactGTGTAtcactaaaaataatataaaatttgaaaaattttcttttagttttaaacaaactttctcaaaccttattttttctgcctgcaatccaaaacaccaaaaaacgtaactaaaaaaattaataaacttaataatgattaattggaccaattaggaaaaataatttgttgttgataatctattaaggttgttttctttgcagaaattgtaatttcttccaaccaaaacatattatcaaataaacaattcaaatttctatatatgcattgttataaaataataataacaattaaagtaaaattgcaaaaaataaaatttgtcacccatctaattattttcatttggctaacttttgcttttctctaaatatatggtattatagagtacttctaatacaactattaagagtactttgtccaccacaaatgattaaaaaataaacaaaaattagtaaagtctcataatttacatctaaattgagcaccATAAAAAATCATGATGTGTAATAGACTAAATaccaaattattcaaattatgctatgtaatagagtaatattatatttttatatgctatatttaattctttataatgcaataggataaaatttaacaattaaagagaaaaaaaaacaatttaacaaacaaaaaacaaacaataaatgccaaattatccaaatcatgttatgtaatagaataatattatatttttatatgctatatttaattctttataacccaataggataatatttaacaatcaaataaaaaaaaaaaaaactaaatcgcattaacctaggataaaatttaacaatcaaatagaacaaaaaaaacaacaatttaaaataacaaaactaaatcgcattaacctaaagtagagttttaaagaatataaaacaTTATTAACCTAAAACAaagatacaagaaaaataaaaataaaaaatcttcaaaaaatttgagagagagagatataaccTTTTTTTGTGAGgcaaattatgcataaaatagaAGAGGTAATGAcgaatttatagtaagagggtataaataagaaaatacaaaaataaaggaagatgaatggaaagagaaagaatgatattaatgtaacACTTGGAGGCCTTAGGCATCTGCCTAATTGGCCTAGTGGAAGGACCAACCCTGAGTaaagggtagtggggagatgaaaagataagagagagagaaatgttgAAGAtgtagtggagagatgaaaagataagaaaaggagaaaggttgaagaaatataaatattaaaaaaataaatgttaaaggTAATTAGAGGAAAATTGAATAGTTGAGCTAAGTGCGACCTatataaacaaatcaattttAATACAGGATACCTCAACCAAGAAAAGGTATAGAGGTGAAGTTTattctttccttttgtttgattggtcagGTAAAGATATTCCTGCTAAACTGATGTCCTGCAGATttaataatgtaaaataaacaagaaaatcTTAGTTTTAGGACCAggaaaattgacaaaaattctttttctttccgtGAGGCGAGCCCCTCAATGGAAAGGAATTCAAGCTATTTCTTTGAATTAAAGACACTCCATCTTAATTATGAAAAGCAAGGGAACAccacgccaaaaaaaaaaaaaaaaaaaggaatatatgaCAGGACCACCCTCATCTGGCATTGTTTCCTGCTAAGATAAAGAACAACTCCTTGCTTATATATTCCTCTCCTGATCTCAAAAAAGGGAGACCCAGTTCAAGTTTTTCcgtttcttaaattttaaacatcAAAATCTATGGCTTCTGAAGGTTCCAAATCAACAGCCACCATTCTCCTAATCCTCAatcttgttttatattttgtcaTAACTGTGATTGCTTCATGAGCTATAAATCATGAGATTGAAAGAACTCACAAGGAAGCTGACTAAATTTGTTTTGACATATTAAACTTAGTAAGGCATTGTCATCCTCTCAAAGTTATAACTTATGGTATCATCTATATGTGCATTGCAGAATCTGATTTTTGAGATTTCATAATTCCAATATAAATTATTCCtctcttttctatttctcttatATCTAACGTGACACATGACATAATAgttcttgaaaaattagaatatgATACAATTAGAGAATacaacaattaattaatatgtaactttaagtatattttatgtttatttttaagttttcaaaataaataacaactatcaaaatctttaaaaacatgtttaaaataaaaatatattttttaaactatttttttggggggagtgTGTGTCAAACACAGTCGGAGATTTTGGAGTGTCGGTACTTCTTAATGAGTCTCTTTATACTGAACTGAATGTTATAAATTGGCTTGCAAAGAGATTCAACGTGGATGGGATGATTCAAACCTGGtaagaattttatattttataacaGGAGAAAAATAACTCCTTATATTATTAATCAGGTTTTCCTGTCAAACCATATATTCTGACCCCCTCTTCCCCACAGGACTATGAGGACttgtcctttattttttttacactaatATTCGATGGCATCCCTTCTTCTCCTTATTCTTCTTACACCAATGTAATCACTGAATATTTCTGTATATGATACATACATGTCAAGAAATGTGCTGAAGTAGCTAACCCTCTCAGACAACAACTTGAGCAGCTGCAAGCCTAGCAATAGGAACCCtgttgataaaatttaaatcagGATTTTGTTCCAATCATGAAAGTAGCATAAGAAATTTCAAAGTGCCAAGACAGCCCAACCTGAATGGAGAACATGAAACATAGTCCAGTCCAGCCTCTGCAAAGAAGGCAATGGAAGAAGGTTCCCCCCCATGCTCTCCACATATTCCAACCTGTTTTATCATGATCATTTATcaagtgaagaaaaataatcaatcataccaaccaaaaaaaattaaagaaacttGCCCCTACATAAGTACATTACAATAAGCTACTAGCAGAGCTGGTTGCATGGGATATTGAAATAGTTAGAGAATTGATATCAAGTTCAACCTGATTATAGATGATGggcacatttaaaaaattaatattttaagagtGATGGATGCTGCAAGATTCAGCCCCATCCCTGACAGCTTGACATGCCATCACAAAAGGCATGAAGCTGAAATATTGTCATAAATGGCTAATTGAAGCTATGTATTGCTTGGCATCATCACATTAATGTGATTTGAGTATCATTTTTGCCACAATCATGAAATGCTATCTTTCTCAGataaacccaaatccaaatgtCCTATCAACTCTCCATTAGAGAGGAACATTTCTACATAATTCAAGAGTACATGCATATCTACAATGCAAAGTTTCCATTTACCTTTAAGCTAGGTCTAGCTGAACGACCCCTTTCTGTGGCAATCTTGATGAGCTGACCAACACCTCTTTGATCAAGTACCTGCAAGCAACAAAATTGGAGTATGGGCGTtataagtttcaatttttctcCATTGCCTTAAATATGGAAACTTCTGTTTCTTGTAGTATAATCTATCTTCCCAAGAAGCCCACGGACGTATTAAAATAAGACTAACCTCAAATGGATCATTTTGCAGAATGCCTTGGGCTAGGTAAGTTGGGAGAAACTTGCCAACATCATCTCTACTGTAACCAAAGGTCATCTGTGTGAGATCATTGGTTCCGAAGGAGAAGAAATCTGCTTCCTTTGCAATCTGTAATCATCCATTACAATATGTATGGCATTATGAGCAGTATTCAATATTACATTCCTTTTTATGGgttgaaatttataattttttgccCAGCTTCaaagagagtaaaaaataaTGCCTTTCCTTATAGAGACTTCCCTATGACTTAAAAAGTACTTATAGAAACCTGGAAGGAACATTTCAACATAGTATACCTCATCTGCAACAAGAGCAGCTCTAGGGATTTCAATCATGGTCCCCACCTTATAGCTCAAGGAGGAACCCATCTCAGAGAACACCTTCTTTGCAACACTTTGTATTAATCTCACTTGATGTCCAAGTTCCTGATATAGAAAAATGTCAATTtatctcaccaaaaaaaaaaaaaaaaaaatcaatatggATGTTTTAATCCCCTATATACTAAACTGTAAGAATTCCTATCAGTTTTGACTTTATGACTATGAGTTCAAAATTGGGAGAATAGCATGTCTAAAATTTCATGAAGTTTGATCACACTGAGGTTTCTTGTTTCAAATTACATACACATATTCaagataaagaaataaagagacAATACATGATTTAGAATGAGGAATGTAATATTGCTGCATCTTTCTCTATCATTTTAAGCATAATAAGGAACCTAATATTACACAAGAATAATAAGACAAAGGAATAGACAGAACCATGCCTGAGGTGTTCCAACAAGGGGAGCCATTATCTCAGGAAAAACTTTAACACCTTGTTTGCTCATTGAGACAGCAGCCTGAAAGATTGCACGTGCCTGCATTTCAGTGAGTTCTGGATATGCTATCCCTAGCCTGTTGACACAGGAGAAAAACTCATTTGTGAACTGTGAACAACAATAAGATGTCTTTTGAATATTTCTTGAAGTTGTGTTTTTCAAAGCAACTACAGTGTTGAGAGTTCTTTCATACTCATCCTCACAGAAGTTTAATAAGAATTCATGAGGATAGTCAATTGATTCTATATTGTCAGAAAACGAATGAGGCAGTTGTGGATTGATCAGTATTATGAAATAGGGCCAAGATGAAGACAATGGCTGTTGGTTCTCAATCTATCTCACACAATTTTTAGCTCAGTGTGATGATATTTGGAGCCCAACATGATGTAGGAGACATCAAAGTAGTGTGATGTCTGTTCAATAACATCTTTATTGGTTTTTAACAAAGAATCATCTCCATTGAATATTCAGAAAACTTTAGTTTTTAATATGGAAAGTAATTAAAGAAAGCTATAATTATACTAGCCGATGAATGCTATGAGAACACATTTTGAGCAATCTTAGAAACAAAAGCTCATAAGAAGGGCCACCAAACCTGCAGCCTCTGAAACCAAGCATGGGATTTACTTCTGATAACTTTTCAATTCTTGAAAAAACTTCCTCTTCATTTATGCCAGTCTCTGCAGTTAGTTCGCTCACAATCTGTTGGTTGTCACCATGGGGAAGAAATTCATGAAGTGGAGGATCTAACAGTCGGATAGTTACTGGAAGGCCTGAAATTCCAAAATAAAACTGgataacaaaaaattgaacaaaaatgtaCAATTATGATTAAATAAGAGTGAAGTGCCCGAGATAATGTGATACTAAGCTGTCCATCTCACCATTGGTATTGTGATTGCATTTTACCAAAGCTGTTGATCCACATGGtagatatttcataattttcaaaatttcaaaacaaaagaagaggaAAGTACCATCCATTGCGCGAAAAATTCCCTCAAAGTCAGATCTTTGATAAGGTAACAAAGAGTTCAAAGCTGCCTTCCTTTGTTCTTGTGTAACTGCCATTATCATCTTCCTAACAGCCTTTAGCCTTTCATCTGAAGCAAAGAACTGAAACATCCCAAAGcatgagaaaatgaaatttgtaaccTTACTGGACCAGATAAAAGATGATCTAGAAAGTAAatataagttattttttttagttaacaCCAACATGTACGCTAACTTTCCTGCATATGAAACatgtttgacaaaaattattaaagtggGTGTTTGAAGTCaagaaaaaaacttgatttaGCTCCTTGAGCTCTACTGAACATTTGCAATTGACGAGAAATTGGGGTACTTACATGGATACAACAttgtaataacaaaaaaataaaatatattaaattttaaaatgtccTTCCAACAATTGTTAAAGAAAATTTGCGTGCACACGTGTACTCTACTACTGTAGTACAAGGCTATATAAACAACTCATATTAGATCCTCCTATCTGGAGACCATAATGAACCATCCATATTCGAAAGGACTTACACACTCCCATCGATAACTATATATCTAggaaatttgtttcttttatatgtGAGGAGGACAGTGATGTAAGAGATATAATTACCATGTGCTCTGTCCTGCAAAGGCCAATCCCATTGGCACCATTCTTTCTTGCTATTAATGCATCCTCAGGGGTGTCAGCATTTGCCATAACCTATTACAGCAACGTACCACTAAATTAGTTAATAGAAGTTCCAACTACTGACAATGCAAGCCCTTAGAGCACTTAACACAACTGTAGCACCTTGAGATGCCTTATCTTATCGGCCCAAGACATAAAGATCTCCAAGTCACCACTTAATGTGGGAGGAGAGAGTGGTTGTTTTCCCAATATCACTTCACCTGTGGAGCCATTGAGTGAGAGCCATTCTCCTTCCTTAATCACTATATGCCCAATCACAACAACCTGTATTGTTGATAAACAAAACCTATTATTACACTCCTTCTTTTGGGGCAGCTATAATGTATAGGagataaacttttaaaacatcACCTTCTTGAGGTCATTTACATGGATTTCAAAACAGCCGGAAACACAACACTTTCCCCACCCACGTGCCACAACAGCTGCATGAGACGTCATGCCACCTCTAGCTGTCAAGATCCCAACAGCTGCATGCATACCACCAACATCCTCAGGTCTGGTCTCTGTCCTCACCTTCAATTATACAAAATCATGGAAAAACTTCAGTTCTAACAATGAAATGGGATTAAAAAGTTGAAACGCATATAGCATCTAATATCATAACATTCTATAATTTGACAAGCAGCCATACAAGCATATGGGTTTTAATACAAAGAGTGTGTAATGAGGAAGCGCTAGTCACATATGCACTTatcctcaaaaggactagtcaagTTACAAATAGGGCTTCTTGTAATTACTTATAAACTAGTCAAGTTAATATTGGGGCTCCTTGTAATCACTTATAAACCCTAGATCCACCTTGGAAACACCTGATGTGGGTCTCGACACATGCCCGCTCAAGGCACTCAAACAATCCAATCAAATCAAATCCGCATAATTTGGGTACCACAAAGTGTGTTTTAGTCATTTTACAGTGAATggcattagaaaaaaaatttgcaattccATTAGAATTATAGCTGAATCTATTCCATCAGTAATCTTAAGCCATCACCAAaggctgcatttttttttccaacatatCGAAAATTCCCCTTTGTTTAgatcaaaacaaactaacagttcttggaaagaaaaagaattgtgAAAAGGGTATTATTTTGAGCATACCAAGATGACACTCTTTCCTTCTGCATGCCATGTTTCAGCATCCTCAGCTCTGAACACAATTTGCCCCACTGCAGCTCCTGGAGATGCTGGCAAGCCCTTGGCGACCACTTTGTCTTTGTAAGCAGTCAGATTCTCAAACTAGTTCAGCAACATCCCAATGAAGTCAGAAGACCTTTATGATCACGTGAATGTGATCATATGTAGATTAATAATTACAAACGTCTACAGTGCATTATTAGGCAGATGTAGGGATCTTCACCGTAGAACAGAATAGAAATGATAAGCAGGACAGCGTTGAGTGCAAAGTGCAAAATAGGAACAccatatataaaagaattaacAAGCTAACTTAATCAAATAAACTGATTGAAATATACTAAAGATGCAGGCTCATGGCAATTTTACTGCATATATAGACAGCCATTAGTTTCTACTTCACATCGAAGTTGACCTTTTAAGTTCCTTAAAATACAGTTAACCAATATCAAATTGCAGTTTGACCTATGATTTTTAATTTGCGGttaagtttaaaatttcaatCTCTATATATATACCTGTGGATGAAGAAGTTGGTCAAGATGTTGTGGCTCCACCATCTTGATTGCAGAGCTCATATCAACAAGCCCTTCGTTAACCATGTCTACAGCTATTGTTACTGCAGCTTTACCAGTACGCTTTCCAGAACGGCATTGCAACATCCACAACCTATCTTCTTGGACTGTGAATTCGATGTCCTGTATTAATCAGAGAAGACCCCATCTTAGTATTCTACTGCAATACAATAGAGatcattttattgttaaatttcgGCAAAATATGACTGACATGCATTTCATAATTTGAGAAAGTGAAGACCATTATCCTCTCAGAAATCAAGAGGGTAATGAATGTAATGATGACAATTAGAATCATCTGCTAAAAATGTGAACTTTTACCATCATATCTTTGTAATATCTCTCTAGAATTTCACAGTTCTCTACAAGCTCCTTGTAAGCGTTAGGCATGCTACTTTTCATGGTGTTGAAGTCTTCTGGTGTCCTAATTCCAGCAACTACATCTTCTCCCTATTTAAAGCCATTCTTTAGCTACACTCATCAATACTAAGATAATCTCTACTGATATGTACATAAAAGGAGAAGTTCGAGTCTTAAAGCAAGCTCAAGATGGGACTGGTATAAGAACCTGAGCATTGGATAGAAACTCCCCATAGAGCTTCTTCTCACCGGTGCTAGGATTCCTAGTAAATAGAACACCTGTCCCTGAAGTATTTCCCCTGTTCCCAAACACCATGCATTGAATGCTTACTGCAGTTCCCTTTAGCCCAGTTATTTGATTAATGCTCCGATATTTGATGGCCCTTGGGCTATCCCAAGAATCAAAAACAGCTTTAATAGCCAACTGCAATTGTTGTTTTGGATCTGCAGATAGATACAGCCAAAAAGGGGTGAGTTTAAAGGGATAGAATATATAAACAGTTTTTGGCCATATTTTCCTATGGATTCTTTATCAGTCAATGTAAAGGTTTTtctaagaaaagaaagaaataaaaataagttttcagtGTCATACTTGGTACCTGAAGGAAACTTTTCACCCTTGGATTCAAGGTAAACATTCTTGTATTGTTTCACCAGCTCTTTGAGATCAGAGGCTTTTAGATCAGTGTCAAGTTTGACTCCTTTTTCACGCTTCAACTTTTCTAACTTCTCCTCAAATAATTTGTGTGGAATTCCCAATACCTCCAATTAAAGACGACAAGTTTTTCAATAAATTAGCAACAAGAGAATACAACAGTTTGATTCATTTACCcccatttaaataaaaaaaaaaaagcacactcAATTATCAACAGATTGCATTGGTTTAGAGGGAGCATTATAGTTGGGTAATTTTAAATGTTTCAGTGACTCTGCATTGCCAAACAAATTGTGGAAGACAGGAAACTAAGCAGAGAATTGAGAAGCACTGGAACCGAACACAAGTTAGCATAGAGAGCAACATCTAGAAGAAGCACTTACAACATTTCCAAACATGTCTAGAAAACGTCTGTAACAGTCATAAGCGAAGCGCTCTTCACTTTTTAAGGCCAAACCAGTAACTACCTCATCATTAAGTCCAAGGTTTAGGACAGTGTCCATCATGCCAGGCATGGAAATCTACATATTATATAATTAGAAGACTATTCAGTTCCTTTTATGTATCACTGATATAGATGCAATTCAGTTAGTGcacattataaattaataacatGTAGCTACTCTATGGTCACTAGCAAAAGCTTACCTCAGCACCAGAGCGGACAGAGATGAGGAGGGGCTTAGAAGGGTCACCAAGAGAAGCTTTAATGTCCTTCTCCATCGTCTCCAAGCCTTCCAATACTTTCTCCCATAAACCTTTTGGCAACTCCCTTCCATTCAGCTGATATTCTTGGCATGCTTCTGTTGATATAGTAATTCCTGGTGGTACAGATAACCCAATGCTTGCCATTTCTGCAAGGCTTCCTCCCTTTCCTCCCAACTGCAACCAAACACTAGTACAAAGTCATATAATGTATACATTCAATCATTCTTACACGTCCACATCCACCATCAACTTGGATATATCATAACAGATTCTAGAGAAGTAGCTAAAATAAAGCTTACCAAGGACTTCATGCCCTTTTTACCTTCACTCCTTCCTTTGCCAAAAGTAAAAACTCGCTGTGTAAATGCAGTGAAAGACAGACGTTAATATGTGATGCAAAAATTCCTAACACAATTAGCAACCTATTTGGTTTGCTCACACAATTTGATGAAAGACAGACACAATGTGAAATACACAAACGTAAAGAAACCATACCTTAGTTTCACCGGTTACTCTAATCCCATTTTCCATCACGAAACCGTTCTCTGTTAAcagttcaaattaaaaaaatgttctcTAGCTAGTCTTTCTTTGATAAACCTGTTTGAATGAGGGGAGCTTCACATGAACCAAGGATGGAACTACGTTGGAGCTGAGGAAAAGAAAACACCATTAGTATATATactaacacaaaaaaaaaaaaaaaaatctttcgaTCCTAGAATTTATATGTTATCATCTAATGCACTGAACTCGTTAAAATGATAACATATAACTAAAAATGGATACATTTCATTATCGTGACACGTTTAGAATAATTAAACACTGAACCTAAGCCATGCTCTATGCCTTATATTTGCCTTATATAGTTAATATAGCTAGTCCTATGCAACTATAACTATTTAACAactatatttttactattttttcaaaaatagcaattaatggagattttgtcaaaatatatttaatttgacAAAATCTCCATTAATTCAAAACAGTGTGCCACTTTTGGCATAgataaagaaaattcaaaacagTGTGCCACTTTTTGCATAGATAAAGAAAATTTAAcaagatgttaattttttttgggtaagacaAATATGAACTTGTCCCATTTCTAAAAGCCATACGTCAGCACTATACAGAGCacggttttttttaatttttttaaatattaaaactagtttggattttttattttatacaaacCGCAGACTCGGGTGagaatagataaatattatgtaaTGGGGTGTGTAAtacataaaaagtaacaattattttaagtgttgtttatttaaaaaaaaatatttctacaaatattttatttttttatctttacaaatatttcattctttttttttattaatattttttgaggtgaatcattttcttctaactttatgttgtatttgtctaatatacaactaaactttataagtttcaaCTTTATTATTCAAGTTTCTCAACTCTTAAGGAATAaggaaattatcataataatcaaaattcatcacaaaattattatatatattatcttaaccaaaattaaaatgaaatcaaatgaataaaatatttactttacAATTATTTATTACTCAGACAATAGGTATACATATTCAAATTCATAGCCATGTAGATTTTgctttgatataaactcaaattcctatttcaaaaaaaaaaactaagtattaACCCAAATCAAAGTTCAACAAAAgctataaaagagagagaggatgttGCGATggcaaatttaaaaacacaatgCCAAAATACATTCTAAAAAATGAAACCATTAATCTCttaataaggagagagagagagagagagagagagagagagagagagagagagagagagagagagagagagagagagagagagagagagagagagagagagtactcacaATTTTGTGTAAGAAAAATATAGATTAAATAGTAGAaatgatatcaaatttcatacaaaataaaatagggaGAAGAAGAATCAAAATATAGAAAGGAGAAAATGATGAAGGAGGTGTAATGGAAAAGTAGA
It encodes:
- the LOC142626512 gene encoding pyruvate, phosphate dikinase, chloroplastic is translated as MENGIRVTGETKRVFTFGKGRSEGKKGMKSLLGGKGGSLAEMASIGLSVPPGITISTEACQEYQLNGRELPKGLWEKVLEGLETMEKDIKASLGDPSKPLLISVRSGAEISMPGMMDTVLNLGLNDEVVTGLALKSEERFAYDCYRRFLDMFGNVVLGIPHKLFEEKLEKLKREKGVKLDTDLKASDLKELVKQYKNVYLESKGEKFPSDPKQQLQLAIKAVFDSWDSPRAIKYRSINQITGLKGTAVSIQCMVFGNRGNTSGTGVLFTRNPSTGEKKLYGEFLSNAQGEDVVAGIRTPEDFNTMKSSMPNAYKELVENCEILERYYKDMMDIEFTVQEDRLWMLQCRSGKRTGKAAVTIAVDMVNEGLVDMSSAIKMVEPQHLDQLLHPQFENLTAYKDKVVAKGLPASPGAAVGQIVFRAEDAETWHAEGKSVILVRTETRPEDVGGMHAAVGILTARGGMTSHAAVVARGWGKCCVSGCFEIHVNDLKKVVVIGHIVIKEGEWLSLNGSTGEVILGKQPLSPPTLSGDLEIFMSWADKIRHLKVMANADTPEDALIARKNGANGIGLCRTEHMFFASDERLKAVRKMIMAVTQEQRKAALNSLLPYQRSDFEGIFRAMDGLPVTIRLLDPPLHEFLPHGDNQQIVSELTAETGINEEEVFSRIEKLSEVNPMLGFRGCRLGIAYPELTEMQARAIFQAAVSMSKQGVKVFPEIMAPLVGTPQELGHQVRLIQSVAKKVFSEMGSSLSYKVGTMIEIPRAALVADEIAKEADFFSFGTNDLTQMTFGYSRDDVGKFLPTYLAQGILQNDPFEVLDQRGVGQLIKIATERGRSARPSLKVGICGEHGGEPSSIAFFAEAGLDYVSCSPFRVPIARLAAAQVVV